Proteins from a single region of Coraliomargarita parva:
- a CDS encoding DUF4126 domain-containing protein, which yields MNELMAIMAGIGLAAACGFRVFVPLFIASLAANTGMEADLLGMGFNVQEILGEHSFLGSTPVTIALGVATALEVGSYYIPWLDNALDSIATPAAVLAGTFITGTMMPDFMGDGSFKWIVSTIAGGGTAGVVQGTSVIIRGTSTATTGGVGNPAVSTAELGGSILTAGLAILIPILAGLLVLILLYFTLRTIFRFFKRRAEKKRADAAAVHSTDESGTAPPPPA from the coding sequence ATGAATGAACTCATGGCGATTATGGCGGGCATCGGTTTGGCCGCAGCTTGTGGCTTCCGAGTCTTTGTCCCCTTGTTTATCGCCAGTCTGGCGGCCAACACGGGGATGGAGGCCGATTTGCTCGGGATGGGCTTTAATGTGCAGGAAATTCTCGGGGAACACAGTTTTCTGGGCAGCACGCCGGTGACGATTGCGCTGGGGGTGGCGACGGCCCTGGAGGTCGGGAGCTACTACATCCCCTGGCTGGACAATGCGCTCGATTCCATTGCGACGCCGGCGGCCGTGCTGGCAGGTACCTTTATTACCGGTACCATGATGCCTGATTTCATGGGGGACGGATCCTTCAAGTGGATCGTTTCCACCATTGCAGGTGGGGGTACGGCGGGCGTGGTGCAGGGCACTTCCGTGATCATCCGAGGCACGTCAACCGCAACCACCGGCGGGGTGGGGAACCCTGCGGTGTCGACGGCCGAACTCGGAGGCTCAATCCTTACGGCCGGTCTGGCCATCCTAATCCCGATACTCGCGGGTCTGCTTGTTCTCATTCTGCTCTATTTCACGCTCCGCACGATCTTCCGCTTCTTTAAGCGCCGCGCGGAAAAGAAACGGGCCGACGCGGCTGCGGTACACTCGACCGACGAGAGCGGTACGGCGCCACCGCCGCCCGCCTGA
- the gcvT gene encoding glycine cleavage system aminomethyltransferase GcvT, with product MTELLQVPLQEFHTTHGARFVPFGDWSMPVQYTSILEEHRAVREAAGLFDVSHMGEFQVDGPDAALFLDKLVVNHVCKLPDGKAVYSPMCASDGGVVDDLIIYRLSPESFLVCVNAGNAEKDFGWFLKQAGRWDLNVEIEDHSDQYALLALQGPKAAEILAAAGFPEGAALKRFCHETASFAGAKLRICRTGYTGEDGFEIYVPPAMAESLAKLLLETGSPMGLKLCGLGARDSLRLEAGLPLYGHELTDAITPLEASLGWTVKFDKEDFIGKNALAEQKEQGVPRKVIHFRLEGRRIAREGTPVVDRSGQNVGQVLSGTLSPMTEGPIGSALVDAHAEIDSLAVDLRGNHIPLIVAKPPLHR from the coding sequence ATGACCGAACTACTACAAGTCCCTCTCCAAGAATTTCACACCACCCACGGCGCACGCTTTGTCCCTTTCGGCGACTGGAGCATGCCGGTCCAGTACACCAGCATTCTGGAGGAACACCGGGCCGTACGCGAGGCCGCCGGGCTCTTCGATGTCAGCCACATGGGCGAGTTCCAGGTCGACGGCCCCGATGCCGCGCTCTTCCTCGACAAGCTGGTAGTCAACCATGTCTGCAAGCTGCCGGACGGCAAGGCGGTGTACTCCCCGATGTGCGCCAGCGACGGCGGGGTGGTCGACGATTTGATCATCTACCGCCTCTCCCCGGAGTCCTTCCTCGTCTGCGTCAATGCCGGCAATGCGGAAAAAGACTTCGGCTGGTTCCTCAAACAAGCCGGCCGCTGGGACCTGAATGTCGAGATTGAGGACCATTCCGACCAGTATGCCCTGCTGGCCCTGCAGGGTCCAAAGGCCGCAGAGATTCTCGCTGCCGCAGGCTTCCCCGAAGGCGCCGCACTCAAACGCTTCTGCCACGAAACCGCTTCCTTTGCCGGAGCCAAACTGCGCATTTGCCGCACCGGCTATACCGGCGAGGATGGGTTTGAGATCTATGTGCCGCCCGCCATGGCCGAAAGCCTGGCCAAGCTCCTGCTCGAAACCGGCAGCCCCATGGGGCTTAAACTCTGCGGACTCGGCGCCCGTGACAGCCTCCGCCTCGAAGCCGGACTACCGCTCTACGGGCATGAACTTACCGATGCGATCACTCCGCTTGAGGCCAGCCTCGGCTGGACCGTGAAATTCGACAAGGAAGACTTCATCGGGAAAAATGCGCTGGCCGAGCAGAAGGAACAGGGCGTTCCTCGCAAAGTCATCCATTTCCGACTGGAAGGCCGTCGGATCGCACGTGAAGGCACCCCCGTGGTAGATCGCTCCGGACAGAATGTCGGCCAGGTCCTCTCCGGCACCCTTTCCCCCATGACCGAAGGACCGATCGGTAGCGCCCTCGTCGATGCCCATGCGGAAATCGACAGCCTCGCCGTGGACCTGCGCGGGAACCACATCCCCCTCATCGTCGCCAAACCGCCCCTGCACCGCTAA
- the gcvPB gene encoding aminomethyl-transferring glycine dehydrogenase subunit GcvPB, producing the protein MQQPIADHREHARHYIPASEEDIRAMLDAVGKPSLDSLFDHIPGAVRFNGAPELPDELDYEGLKTTLAGIAAKNRIGLSYLGDGVPDLEPSPVVGPICDIRNLTTAYTPYQPELSQGTLLAHWIYQCSMARLTGFEAVNASLYDRSTAIFEGICAAVRMGRSKSAAIVPETLYPGDLEVLETLVADTEIELIRVPADAASGCMDPAQLREVAEANKERLAAIVFPMVNTFGLVEDFDALTDLAAELGVKSVVVIDPILLAPGGLKPPSALGAAGADIIVGEAQHLALAPNFGGPGLGLFGVRFSEKDRAGVRSAPGRFIGKARDCSGRECRVGVLSTREQHIRKDKATSNICSNQAFIATLVGATLLERGDPGLQAILECMRRKLSEAASRLTAFEGVDLAFPDACSFHELTLSLPIPVGQLLERARSKGILAGADVSERIAGERQLLKLSFSNREQDLEALVAVFADCFGAPCGDCAASPVAPLASSLRDTAPGLPAYGTDEVLAYYKKLGELNVSPDDGCYPLGSCTMKYNPKVNDWAASLPGFTDLHPQAPVEDAQGCLYLLYEIQEWFKGITGLAAVTTQPLAGAQGELVGLKLFQAYHRDRGEARDIMLIPRSAHGTNFATATMAGFGGRKGKIVYLEADTEGRVLNEDLDRRIAEFGSRIAGIMITNPNTSGIFETSFKEIADKIHGIGGLVYMDGANMNAIAGWVDLGALGVDAVHNNLHKTWTIPHGGGGPGDAIVAVSERLVAYLPGYQIEKDGDFYRPYKEGKSIGSFHRHWGNFAHKVRCYTYLLRLGREGVRRMSAMAVLSARYLQKQLAVDYAMLPTGADAEPRMHEFILTLKPEDYAHLESVGLRKTDSAPRIGKLFLDFGFHAPTVAWPEPLGLMIEPTESYTQAELDRFAEAVQAIIRLVREHPQALLSAPHFTPIDRVEEVEANRDVCLSESMDTLPVINPPRIPTAELVQMPVEAIYEKIVAASAVSAD; encoded by the coding sequence ATGCAACAGCCAATCGCGGACCATCGTGAACATGCCCGCCACTATATTCCCGCCAGCGAGGAAGACATCCGCGCGATGTTGGACGCGGTGGGTAAGCCGTCGCTGGACAGTCTTTTCGACCACATTCCCGGAGCGGTCCGTTTTAACGGCGCACCGGAGCTGCCGGATGAGCTGGACTACGAGGGGCTGAAGACGACTTTGGCGGGGATCGCGGCGAAAAACCGGATCGGACTGAGTTATCTTGGGGACGGGGTGCCGGATCTGGAGCCATCGCCGGTGGTGGGACCGATTTGTGACATCCGCAACCTGACCACTGCCTATACCCCGTACCAGCCGGAACTCAGTCAGGGAACCTTGCTGGCCCACTGGATCTACCAGTGCTCAATGGCCCGCCTGACAGGGTTTGAGGCGGTGAACGCCTCCCTTTACGATCGTTCGACGGCGATTTTCGAGGGGATTTGCGCGGCGGTCCGGATGGGGCGCAGCAAATCCGCCGCGATCGTGCCGGAAACCCTGTATCCGGGGGATTTGGAAGTATTGGAGACCTTGGTGGCGGACACCGAGATCGAGTTGATCCGGGTGCCGGCCGATGCGGCCAGCGGCTGCATGGATCCGGCGCAGTTGCGGGAGGTTGCGGAGGCGAACAAGGAGCGCCTGGCTGCGATTGTGTTCCCCATGGTCAATACTTTTGGGCTGGTGGAGGATTTTGACGCCCTGACGGACCTGGCGGCCGAGCTTGGAGTAAAGAGCGTGGTGGTGATCGATCCGATCCTGCTGGCTCCGGGGGGCCTGAAGCCGCCTTCCGCATTGGGGGCTGCCGGTGCGGATATTATAGTGGGGGAAGCGCAGCATCTTGCCTTGGCGCCGAATTTCGGTGGGCCGGGGCTGGGGCTGTTCGGGGTGCGTTTCAGCGAGAAAGACCGTGCGGGCGTACGGTCGGCACCGGGGCGCTTTATCGGCAAGGCCCGGGACTGTTCCGGGCGGGAGTGCCGGGTCGGTGTCCTTTCCACCCGTGAGCAGCACATCCGCAAGGACAAGGCGACTTCCAACATTTGTTCCAACCAGGCGTTCATCGCGACCTTGGTGGGTGCCACCCTGCTGGAACGGGGGGATCCCGGGCTGCAGGCGATTCTTGAGTGCATGCGTCGCAAGCTTTCGGAGGCCGCCTCCCGCTTGACCGCTTTCGAGGGGGTCGACCTCGCCTTTCCGGATGCATGCAGTTTCCATGAGCTGACCCTGTCCCTGCCGATCCCGGTGGGGCAGCTCCTTGAGCGCGCGCGGTCGAAGGGGATTTTGGCGGGGGCCGATGTTTCGGAGCGTATCGCCGGCGAACGCCAGCTGCTGAAATTGTCCTTCTCCAACCGTGAGCAGGACCTTGAGGCGCTGGTCGCGGTCTTTGCCGACTGTTTCGGCGCACCCTGCGGGGACTGTGCCGCGAGCCCGGTGGCTCCGCTCGCGTCGAGCCTGCGTGACACGGCGCCCGGTTTGCCGGCTTACGGGACGGATGAGGTGCTGGCTTACTACAAGAAACTGGGTGAGCTGAACGTGAGCCCGGATGACGGTTGTTACCCGCTGGGTTCCTGCACGATGAAGTATAATCCGAAGGTGAACGACTGGGCGGCTTCCCTGCCCGGATTTACCGATCTGCACCCGCAAGCACCGGTGGAGGATGCGCAAGGCTGCTTGTACCTCCTGTACGAGATCCAGGAGTGGTTCAAGGGCATCACCGGGTTGGCTGCGGTGACGACACAGCCGCTGGCGGGCGCCCAAGGAGAATTGGTCGGGCTGAAACTTTTCCAAGCCTACCACCGTGACCGGGGAGAGGCCCGGGATATCATGCTGATCCCACGCTCGGCACACGGCACCAACTTTGCCACGGCGACCATGGCCGGATTCGGGGGCCGAAAAGGCAAGATCGTGTATCTGGAAGCCGATACCGAAGGCCGCGTGCTGAACGAGGACCTGGACCGGCGGATCGCGGAGTTCGGCAGCCGGATTGCCGGCATCATGATCACCAATCCGAATACCTCGGGGATTTTCGAGACTTCATTTAAGGAAATTGCGGACAAGATTCATGGGATCGGCGGCCTTGTGTATATGGACGGTGCCAACATGAATGCGATCGCCGGTTGGGTTGACCTTGGTGCGCTCGGCGTGGATGCGGTGCACAATAACCTGCATAAGACCTGGACCATCCCGCACGGTGGCGGCGGTCCGGGGGATGCGATCGTGGCGGTCAGCGAGCGTCTGGTCGCCTATCTGCCGGGCTACCAGATCGAGAAAGACGGCGACTTCTACCGGCCATACAAGGAGGGCAAATCGATCGGTTCCTTCCACCGCCACTGGGGCAACTTTGCCCACAAGGTGCGCTGCTACACCTATCTGTTACGTCTGGGACGTGAAGGTGTGCGCCGGATGTCGGCCATGGCCGTTCTCAGTGCCCGTTACCTGCAGAAGCAGTTGGCGGTCGACTATGCCATGCTGCCGACCGGAGCGGATGCCGAGCCACGCATGCATGAGTTCATTCTGACCCTCAAGCCGGAGGATTACGCACACTTGGAATCGGTCGGACTGCGCAAGACCGATTCGGCCCCCCGTATCGGCAAGCTCTTCCTCGACTTCGGATTCCATGCCCCCACGGTGGCGTGGCCGGAGCCGCTGGGGCTGATGATCGAACCGACGGAAAGCTACACTCAGGCGGAACTCGACCGTTTTGCCGAGGCGGTTCAGGCGATCATCCGCCTGGTTCGGGAGCACCCGCAGGCGCTTTTGTCAGCACCGCATTTCACGCCGATCGACCGGGTCGAGGAGGTGGAAGCCAACCGGGACGTCTGTCTTTCCGAGTCGATGGATACTTTGCCGGTGATCAACCCGCCGCGGATTCCCACTGCGGAGCTGGTCCAGATGCCGGTGGAGGCGATCTACGAAAAGATCGTGGCGGCTTCGGCCGTCTCGGCTGACTAG
- a CDS encoding nucleotidyltransferase family protein → MTQPTLLVLAAGMGSRYGGLKQLDPMGPNGETVLDYSVFDAIRAGFGKVVFVIRKDFAEAFKQTVGDKFRDRIEVAYAYQDLSDLPEGFSLPDGREKPWGTAHAVRAARAEIETPFAVINADDFYGSDAYLQLARHFESSTGEPELRTCMVGYPLINTLSEHGTVNRGICRVQNGALQSVEEHCGIAALPDGSIEGLDLAGHKVGIPADSIVSMNFWGFTPAIFASIEAQFVEFLEKRAQEPKSECYIPSIVDNLIRSEQTECKVLTSSGTWFGVTYPEDKPFVQAAIRQRIQDGDYPERLA, encoded by the coding sequence ATGACGCAACCCACCCTTCTCGTTCTTGCCGCCGGCATGGGCAGCCGCTACGGCGGCCTCAAACAACTCGACCCCATGGGGCCGAACGGTGAAACCGTCCTCGACTACTCCGTCTTCGACGCGATCCGGGCCGGCTTCGGCAAGGTGGTTTTCGTCATCCGCAAGGATTTTGCCGAGGCCTTCAAGCAGACCGTCGGCGATAAATTCCGGGACCGGATCGAGGTCGCCTATGCCTATCAGGACCTATCCGACCTGCCGGAAGGCTTCAGCCTGCCCGATGGCCGCGAAAAGCCTTGGGGTACCGCCCATGCGGTGCGGGCCGCACGCGCGGAAATCGAGACGCCCTTTGCCGTCATTAATGCCGACGATTTCTACGGCAGCGATGCCTACCTCCAGCTCGCACGACATTTTGAAAGCAGCACCGGCGAACCGGAACTGCGTACTTGTATGGTCGGCTATCCGCTCATCAATACGCTCTCGGAGCACGGCACGGTCAACCGTGGCATTTGCCGCGTCCAGAATGGCGCCCTCCAGTCTGTCGAGGAACACTGCGGGATCGCCGCCCTGCCCGACGGTAGCATCGAGGGGCTGGACCTCGCCGGCCACAAAGTCGGCATTCCCGCGGACAGTATCGTCTCGATGAACTTCTGGGGATTCACCCCGGCTATCTTTGCCAGCATCGAGGCCCAGTTCGTCGAATTCCTCGAAAAGCGCGCGCAGGAGCCCAAATCCGAATGTTACATCCCCAGCATTGTGGACAACCTGATCCGTTCGGAACAAACCGAGTGCAAGGTACTGACCAGCTCCGGCACCTGGTTCGGGGTCACCTACCCGGAAGACAAGCCCTTCGTGCAGGCCGCCATAAGGCAGCGCATCCAGGACGGCGACTATCCCGAACGCCTGGCCTAA
- a CDS encoding S1C family serine protease, with protein MFSRIAWIALLMGLAAGKLLAGPVDALALQQRIIDVFEQNRDAIVRVKAAYRLPDDDLEDSKTQVTLRVGTGFFISKEGHVLVSASRAAGADRVWVEYKGKDYATEAVGHDRLTNISVLRVMELPEDFSIIHIDTSVERPALGAIAIAIACPLDFEPSPSMGIVTGMDKKLGAKIFPTEYIRTSISVEAGQGGCPILDINGRFVGMSVASIPDLGGSYCLPPDALARVRDDLLFSGHVIHSWMGFEVGELLNTDDSNAVYLSRVLDDAPASEAGLQEGDHLISIAGRPIETVSDVPGAIFFTRANQFTSIKVRRDDVVMEVSVKTLPRPEKDALIGQTAASVEAQPDDVVKQ; from the coding sequence ATGTTTTCCAGAATCGCGTGGATTGCATTACTGATGGGTTTGGCTGCAGGCAAGCTGTTGGCCGGCCCGGTGGACGCCTTGGCCCTGCAGCAGCGGATCATCGATGTGTTCGAGCAGAACCGGGACGCGATCGTCCGGGTGAAGGCGGCCTACCGCTTGCCGGATGACGACCTCGAAGACAGCAAGACGCAGGTGACTTTGCGGGTGGGCACCGGGTTCTTCATCAGCAAGGAAGGCCATGTACTGGTTAGTGCGAGCCGGGCTGCGGGTGCGGACCGTGTGTGGGTCGAATACAAGGGCAAGGACTATGCGACCGAGGCGGTGGGCCATGACCGTCTGACAAATATTTCGGTGCTGCGGGTGATGGAGCTGCCCGAAGACTTTTCCATTATACATATCGACACCAGCGTGGAGCGTCCGGCCCTGGGTGCGATTGCGATTGCGATCGCCTGTCCGCTCGACTTCGAGCCGTCTCCGTCGATGGGGATTGTCACCGGAATGGACAAGAAGCTGGGGGCGAAGATTTTCCCGACCGAGTACATCCGCACTTCGATTTCGGTGGAGGCAGGGCAAGGCGGCTGTCCGATCCTGGATATCAACGGCCGTTTTGTGGGGATGTCAGTCGCTTCGATTCCCGATCTGGGCGGTTCGTATTGCCTGCCGCCGGATGCCTTGGCGCGGGTGCGCGATGATCTGTTGTTTTCCGGTCATGTGATCCACAGTTGGATGGGCTTCGAAGTGGGAGAGCTGTTGAATACCGATGACAGCAATGCCGTCTATCTTTCCCGTGTGCTGGACGATGCGCCGGCATCTGAAGCCGGACTGCAGGAGGGCGATCACTTGATTTCGATTGCCGGCCGTCCGATTGAGACGGTGTCCGATGTGCCGGGGGCGATTTTCTTTACCCGGGCCAACCAGTTCACCTCGATCAAGGTGCGCCGCGATGACGTGGTGATGGAGGTCTCTGTCAAAACGCTGCCTCGACCGGAAAAGGATGCCCTGATCGGGCAGACGGCTGCCAGCGTGGAGGCCCAGCCGGACGATGTGGTGAAGCAGTAA
- the rny gene encoding ribonuclease Y — MGLLIGAILGAGIVALIAKRRLAHLDAARRLKLDVEAREAELLLREKQNEQELALKRREADLDVRQREVDRSNDLVEERVSKLDEQQKLLDREQHALDEAEHEAKKMERLYRMKLHHITQMDSDDARQLLIRSTERECATELNELRQRLLGKTENEVSDEARRILLASMQRITSQPMNDATATIVTLPSEEMKGRIIGREGRNIRTFEHSTGTTLMIDETPDSVLISCFDPVRREIARIALEALVRDGRIHPSSIEEEVQKAEQEMQAGVIDLGEGALRKLRLHDVHPEIVSLLGKLHYRLSNNQNTLSHSVEVANLCSLIASEIGLDPILAKRAGLFHDIGKAVDEDYTGSHAIVGADIIKQHGEDPRVVNATAAHHNEVPAESPYAGLVMVADSLSAVRPGARASSIDGFIERVRTIEDIAKQQKGVIEAYAIQAGREVRVIVEPEQVSDEEARQIARRIRIRIEEELNYPGTIEITVIREKRFSETAV; from the coding sequence ATGGGGTTACTCATCGGCGCTATTCTCGGCGCTGGCATCGTCGCGTTGATTGCGAAGCGTCGACTCGCGCATCTGGATGCCGCCCGTCGATTGAAGCTCGACGTTGAAGCCCGTGAAGCGGAACTCCTCTTGCGTGAAAAGCAAAATGAGCAGGAGTTGGCCCTGAAGCGCAGGGAGGCGGATCTGGATGTGCGGCAGCGCGAGGTGGACCGTTCGAATGATTTGGTCGAGGAACGCGTCTCGAAACTCGACGAGCAGCAGAAGCTGCTGGACCGTGAACAACACGCTTTGGACGAAGCCGAGCATGAAGCGAAAAAGATGGAGCGGCTGTACCGGATGAAGCTGCACCACATCACCCAGATGGATAGCGATGATGCCCGGCAGTTGTTGATCCGGTCGACCGAGCGTGAGTGTGCCACCGAACTGAATGAGTTGCGGCAACGGCTTCTGGGTAAGACCGAAAATGAGGTGAGTGATGAGGCCCGGCGCATCCTACTGGCTTCGATGCAGCGCATCACCAGCCAGCCGATGAATGATGCCACCGCTACGATCGTAACCCTGCCCAGTGAGGAAATGAAGGGGCGCATTATTGGCCGGGAAGGACGGAATATCCGGACCTTCGAGCATTCGACCGGTACGACCCTGATGATTGATGAGACGCCGGACTCGGTCCTCATTTCTTGCTTTGACCCGGTGCGCCGGGAAATTGCCCGTATCGCGCTTGAGGCATTGGTTCGGGACGGACGGATTCATCCCTCCAGTATCGAGGAGGAGGTGCAGAAGGCGGAACAGGAAATGCAGGCCGGGGTGATCGACCTGGGCGAGGGGGCGCTGCGTAAGTTGCGCCTGCACGATGTGCACCCGGAGATCGTGAGCTTGCTGGGGAAGCTGCACTACCGTCTATCGAATAACCAGAATACACTTTCCCATTCGGTGGAGGTCGCGAACCTCTGCTCGCTGATCGCGTCCGAGATCGGTCTGGATCCCATTCTTGCGAAACGCGCCGGGTTGTTTCACGACATCGGTAAGGCGGTGGACGAGGACTATACCGGCAGCCACGCAATCGTGGGTGCGGACATCATCAAGCAGCACGGAGAGGACCCGCGGGTGGTCAATGCGACGGCGGCGCACCATAACGAAGTGCCGGCGGAGAGTCCCTATGCCGGATTGGTTATGGTCGCGGATTCGCTTTCCGCAGTGCGCCCCGGGGCCCGTGCCTCCTCGATCGACGGTTTTATCGAGCGTGTTCGTACGATCGAAGACATCGCCAAGCAGCAGAAGGGCGTAATTGAGGCGTATGCGATTCAGGCGGGCCGGGAGGTGCGCGTAATCGTGGAGCCGGAGCAAGTGAGCGATGAAGAAGCCCGTCAAATTGCGCGAAGAATCCGGATTCGGATCGAAGAAGAGTTGAATTATCCAGGAACCATTGAAATAACAGTCATCCGAGAGAAGCGCTTTAGCGAGACTGCGGTATGA
- a CDS encoding PLDc N-terminal domain-containing protein: MQEVSPVFPVIFLLIFIVLGIVTFGLWLWSLIHCAMNKQLSDTNRIVGILLIVLLGILGSLIYLFLPREVART; this comes from the coding sequence ATGCAAGAAGTTTCACCTGTTTTCCCCGTCATATTCCTTCTCATCTTCATCGTACTCGGCATCGTCACCTTTGGGCTCTGGCTCTGGTCGCTCATTCATTGTGCAATGAACAAGCAGCTCTCGGATACCAACCGCATCGTCGGCATCCTCCTGATCGTACTGCTTGGTATCCTAGGCAGCCTGATCTATCTCTTCCTGCCCCGCGAAGTCGCGCGCACCTAG
- the polX gene encoding DNA polymerase/3'-5' exonuclease PolX: MHKADIVEILESIAVLLELKGENPFKIRAYQTGARALETMEEELGEVIEAGKLASVKGIGSALVEKIETLHATGELEYYKKLRASVAPGLIEMLEIPGLGGKKVKKLHDELGVESIEALKSACESGEVAGLKGFGAKSAEKILTGIENRAAYAQRHLWWDAQEVAAPILEGLRALSGVERAEAAGSLRRLRETVGDLDFIVASGEPAPIMDWFTSQAGVQEVTAKGTTKSSVRFESGLQADLRVVPAAQFAFALHHFTGSKEHNVAMRQRALSRGYSLSEWGLAAKDTEGAEPGSEGIETEKALFEFFGLAEIPPELREGLGEIDAAEAGKLPRLVDADALRGVFHNHTTASDGRASIEEMAAAAEALGFDYIGLADHSKASFQANGLDDARVLEQLERIRAFNEAGESAVHVFAGIECDILPDGRLDLEDSTLAQLDYAVMSVHSSFGLSEADMTARVIRAIEHPATTMLGHPTGRLLLRREGYRIDLQKVIDAAIANRVIIEINAHPRRLDMDWRLWRRAAERGLMCAINPDAHATEGLAYYRAGVNIARKGWLEPEQILNCRDCAGVQRWFSERK, translated from the coding sequence ATGCATAAAGCGGATATCGTCGAGATACTGGAATCGATCGCGGTACTTTTGGAACTGAAAGGTGAAAATCCTTTCAAGATCCGGGCCTACCAGACCGGGGCACGGGCTCTGGAGACGATGGAGGAGGAGCTTGGAGAGGTGATCGAGGCGGGCAAGCTGGCTTCGGTCAAGGGGATCGGCTCCGCGCTGGTCGAGAAGATCGAGACCCTGCATGCGACCGGTGAGCTGGAGTATTATAAAAAACTGCGTGCTTCCGTGGCCCCGGGCCTGATTGAGATGCTGGAGATCCCCGGTCTGGGCGGCAAAAAAGTGAAGAAGCTGCATGACGAGTTGGGGGTGGAGAGCATCGAGGCGCTCAAGTCCGCTTGTGAGTCGGGTGAGGTGGCTGGTCTGAAGGGCTTTGGTGCGAAGTCGGCGGAAAAGATCCTCACCGGGATTGAGAACCGGGCGGCATATGCGCAACGGCACCTGTGGTGGGATGCACAAGAAGTGGCCGCGCCCATTTTGGAAGGCTTGCGTGCGCTGTCCGGGGTCGAGCGGGCCGAAGCCGCCGGCAGCTTGCGTCGCTTGCGGGAGACCGTCGGGGACTTGGACTTCATCGTGGCTTCCGGGGAGCCGGCACCGATCATGGACTGGTTTACTTCGCAGGCAGGCGTGCAGGAAGTGACCGCCAAGGGGACGACCAAGTCGAGCGTGCGCTTCGAAAGCGGCCTACAGGCCGACTTGCGGGTGGTTCCGGCGGCGCAGTTCGCCTTCGCCTTGCATCATTTCACCGGCTCGAAAGAGCATAATGTGGCGATGCGACAACGTGCGCTCTCCCGCGGCTACAGTCTCAGTGAATGGGGCTTGGCGGCAAAGGATACGGAGGGGGCGGAACCCGGCTCTGAGGGAATCGAAACCGAGAAGGCGCTCTTTGAGTTCTTCGGACTGGCCGAGATCCCACCCGAACTACGGGAGGGACTGGGTGAAATCGATGCGGCGGAAGCCGGTAAATTACCGCGTCTGGTGGACGCCGACGCGCTGCGCGGGGTCTTTCATAATCATACCACTGCCTCGGATGGACGTGCCAGTATTGAGGAAATGGCGGCGGCCGCGGAGGCGCTTGGCTTCGACTACATCGGTTTGGCCGATCACTCCAAAGCGAGCTTCCAGGCCAACGGTTTGGACGATGCGCGGGTACTGGAGCAGCTGGAGCGCATCCGTGCATTCAATGAAGCCGGAGAATCCGCGGTGCATGTCTTTGCCGGGATCGAGTGTGACATCCTTCCGGATGGACGGTTGGATTTGGAAGACAGTACCCTGGCCCAGCTCGATTATGCCGTGATGTCGGTCCACTCCAGTTTCGGATTGTCCGAGGCGGACATGACGGCCCGTGTGATTCGCGCCATCGAGCATCCGGCGACCACCATGCTCGGGCACCCCACCGGTCGTCTGCTTCTCCGGCGCGAGGGCTACCGGATCGATCTCCAAAAAGTAATCGATGCCGCGATTGCCAACCGGGTGATTATCGAGATCAACGCGCATCCCCGCCGGTTGGATATGGATTGGCGTTTGTGGCGCCGGGCGGCGGAACGGGGGCTGATGTGTGCGATCAATCCGGATGCGCACGCCACAGAGGGGCTGGCGTATTACCGCGCTGGCGTTAATATTGCTCGGAAGGGCTGGCTGGAGCCGGAACAGATCCTGAACTGCCGGGATTGTGCCGGTGTGCAGCGCTGGTTCAGCGAGCGAAAGTGA